A region from the Kiritimatiellia bacterium genome encodes:
- a CDS encoding MoxR family ATPase, with protein MNTGIGIINERVKQESGFIAALRSEIEKVIIGQKYLVDRLIVGLLANGHILLEGVPGLAKTLSVKTLAAALDMSFQRIQFTPDLLPADLVGTLVYNPKEGSFTTKKGPLFAHIILADEINRAPAKVQSALLEAMQERQVTIGQETFPLPKPFLVLATENPIEQEGTYPLPEAQVDRFMLKLRITYPSLEEERRILDAMAVTNKQFDVRPAVKPEAILQAQQVVDDIYVDDKIKDYILSIVFATREPEKHKLALKEFIRYGASPRATIYLTVAARAHAFLSGRGYVTPQDVKSVAPDVLRHRVIVSYEAEAEEMNSDDVIAKILNELPVP; from the coding sequence ATGAATACGGGAATCGGCATCATCAACGAGAGGGTGAAGCAGGAAAGCGGCTTCATCGCGGCGCTGCGGAGCGAAATCGAAAAGGTCATCATCGGCCAGAAATACCTGGTGGACCGCCTGATCGTCGGCCTGCTGGCCAACGGGCACATCCTGCTGGAGGGCGTCCCGGGCCTGGCCAAGACCCTCTCGGTCAAGACCCTCGCCGCCGCCCTGGACATGTCGTTCCAGCGAATCCAGTTCACGCCCGACCTGCTCCCCGCCGACCTGGTCGGCACGCTGGTCTATAATCCGAAGGAAGGCTCGTTCACCACGAAGAAGGGGCCGCTCTTCGCCCATATCATCCTCGCCGACGAAATCAACCGCGCGCCGGCCAAGGTCCAGAGCGCGCTGCTGGAGGCCATGCAGGAGCGCCAGGTGACCATCGGCCAGGAAACCTTCCCGCTGCCGAAGCCGTTCCTCGTGCTCGCGACCGAGAATCCGATCGAGCAGGAAGGCACCTATCCCCTCCCCGAGGCGCAGGTGGACCGGTTCATGCTCAAGCTGCGGATCACCTATCCCTCCCTCGAGGAGGAGCGCCGCATCCTCGACGCCATGGCCGTCACCAACAAGCAGTTCGACGTCCGGCCCGCCGTGAAGCCCGAGGCCATCCTGCAGGCGCAGCAAGTCGTGGACGACATCTACGTGGACGACAAGATCAAGGACTACATCTTGAGCATCGTCTTCGCCACCCGCGAGCCGGAGAAGCACAAGCTCGCGCTCAAGGAGTTCATCCGCTACGGCGCCTCGCCGCGCGCGACGATCTACCTGACCGTCGCCGCCCGCGCCCACGCCTTCCTCTCCGGCCGCGGCTACGTGACGCCCCAGGACGTGAAATCCGTCGCGCCGGACGTCCTGCGCCACCGCGTCATCGTCTCGTACGAGGCCGAGGCCGAGGAGATGAACTCGGACGACGTGATCGCGAAGATCCTGAACGAATTACCGGTGCCGTGA
- a CDS encoding DUF58 domain-containing protein, whose amino-acid sequence MIPKEIIKKVRQIQIRTRHKVADVFAGQYHSVFKGRGMEFQEVREYVPGDDIRSIDWNVTARMGHPFVKKFTEERELTVMLLLDISASNLFGGTAQLKKDLAAELAAVLAFAAIQNQDRVGLILFSDEVEGYVAPRKGVSHVLRVIREALYFQPKRRGTALVPALDFLNHVMARKTVSFLISDFVSGEELKPALSVSARRHDLIALLVGDRRERAWPAAGLVEWRDAETGRLYLADTSSSAVRRQFAELQQDRRKQTLALLRGCSVDAVEVYAGEPYERELMKFFRTRERRFRT is encoded by the coding sequence ATGATCCCGAAGGAGATCATAAAGAAGGTCCGGCAGATCCAGATCCGGACGCGCCACAAGGTCGCCGACGTCTTCGCCGGCCAGTACCATAGCGTGTTCAAGGGCCGCGGCATGGAGTTCCAGGAGGTCCGCGAGTACGTGCCGGGCGACGATATCCGGTCCATCGACTGGAACGTCACGGCGCGGATGGGTCATCCCTTCGTCAAGAAGTTCACGGAGGAGCGCGAGTTGACCGTCATGCTGCTCCTGGACATCAGCGCGTCGAACCTCTTCGGCGGCACGGCGCAACTGAAGAAGGACCTCGCCGCCGAGCTGGCGGCCGTGCTGGCGTTCGCCGCGATCCAGAACCAGGACCGCGTGGGCCTGATCCTGTTTTCGGACGAGGTCGAGGGCTACGTCGCCCCGCGCAAGGGGGTCTCGCACGTGCTGCGGGTGATCCGCGAGGCGCTCTACTTCCAGCCGAAGCGCCGCGGCACGGCCCTGGTCCCGGCGCTGGACTTCCTCAACCACGTCATGGCCCGCAAGACGGTGTCCTTCCTCATCAGCGATTTCGTGAGCGGCGAGGAGCTCAAGCCGGCGCTATCCGTCAGCGCCCGGCGGCACGACCTGATTGCCCTGCTTGTCGGCGACCGCCGGGAGCGGGCCTGGCCCGCCGCCGGCCTCGTGGAGTGGCGGGACGCGGAGACCGGGCGGCTGTACCTCGCCGACACGTCGTCCTCCGCGGTCCGCCGGCAGTTCGCGGAACTCCAGCAGGACCGGCGGAAACAAACCCTCGCGCTCCTGCGCGGCTGCAGCGTGGACGCCGTCGAGGTGTACGCCGGCGAGCCGTACGAGCGCGAGTTGATGAAGTTTTTCCGTACAAGGGAGCGGCGGTTCCGAACATGA